One part of the Chryseobacterium mulctrae genome encodes these proteins:
- a CDS encoding IS3 family transposase (programmed frameshift), translating into MKKIRKNYSLEFKIQAVSLSEQRGNVSSVAEELGICKESLVNWRKLHKEGKLSKEKQISSDPIREELLRLRKELEETKLERDNLKKGGRHLLQERRVRYKFIKEHADVFPVGKMCEVLKVSRSSFYHWKKRKPSKQSERRAILSAEIFSIYHWSRGRYGSPRIARELEAKGMRASRPLVARLMRERNLRSIVKKKFKKTTNSSHRYPVAENYLNQNFQVTSSKEVWVSDITYIRTGQGWLYLTTVIDLFDRKVIGWSLSETMKAQDTSIAALKMARLHRPLQDHDSLIFHSDRGIQYACTEFTSIVGKNITRSMSGKGNCYDNAVAESFFKTLKTELVYQNKYETRDHAKNSVFEYIETFYNTHRRHSALGNLTIKEYQNLMSNQSKNVA; encoded by the exons ATGAAAAAGATCAGAAAAAATTACAGTCTAGAGTTTAAGATCCAAGCAGTATCTTTAAGTGAGCAGCGAGGCAATGTATCCTCGGTAGCTGAAGAATTGGGGATCTGTAAAGAAAGTCTCGTTAATTGGCGAAAACTTCACAAAGAAGGTAAACTTAGCAAGGAAAAACAAATATCCTCTGATCCAATAAGGGAAGAGTTATTGAGACTTCGCAAAGAACTAGAAGAAACAAAGCTTGAACGTGATA ATCTTAAAAAAGGCGGTAGGCATCTTCTCCAAGAGAGACGGGTAAGATATAAATTTATCAAAGAACACGCTGATGTGTTTCCTGTCGGGAAGATGTGCGAAGTATTAAAGGTAAGCAGGAGCAGTTTTTATCATTGGAAGAAAAGAAAACCGAGTAAGCAATCAGAAAGAAGAGCCATTTTATCAGCAGAAATCTTTAGTATTTATCATTGGAGCCGTGGGAGATATGGAAGCCCTCGTATTGCCCGAGAACTGGAAGCAAAAGGAATGAGAGCTTCACGTCCTTTGGTGGCCAGACTAATGAGAGAACGCAACCTGAGAAGTATTGTAAAGAAAAAATTTAAGAAAACTACCAACTCATCCCATCGATACCCTGTTGCTGAAAATTATTTGAATCAAAATTTTCAGGTTACAAGCAGTAAAGAGGTCTGGGTGTCTGATATTACGTATATCCGCACAGGTCAGGGTTGGTTGTATCTTACTACAGTCATTGATTTGTTTGACAGAAAGGTTATCGGCTGGTCATTAAGTGAGACGATGAAGGCTCAGGACACCAGTATTGCTGCCTTGAAAATGGCAAGGCTCCATCGTCCTTTACAGGATCATGATAGCTTGATTTTCCATTCAGATAGAGGGATACAATATGCGTGTACAGAATTTACATCAATAGTCGGAAAAAACATTACTCGAAGCATGAGCGGAAAAGGAAATTGTTATGACAATGCTGTAGCTGAGAGCTTTTTCAAAACTCTGAAAACCGAACTTGTCTATCAAAATAAATATGAAACTAGAGATCATGCTAAAAACTCTGTGTTTGAATATATAGAAACATTTTACAACACTCACAGAAGGCATTCGGCTTTAGGAAATTTAACCATAAAAGAGTATCAAAATTTAATGTCTAATCAATCTAAAAATGTAGCATAA
- a CDS encoding helix-turn-helix domain-containing protein: MIDFILELVQTGEKSKNQIMEEYRIPKTTLYKWISKYKNADSKL, translated from the coding sequence GTGATAGATTTTATACTTGAATTAGTACAAACCGGCGAAAAATCCAAGAACCAAATCATGGAAGAATATCGTATTCCTAAAACAACATTGTACAAATGGATTAGCAAATACAAAAATGCAGACTCAAAACTATAA
- a CDS encoding helix-turn-helix domain-containing protein — translation MQNLGINYKQILSDILDKKFPYKKEECLPLLKKDTLSAIHIIEINERIFGTTDKETNSFNQKHRSYSKSDIFHILDYQKKHNLNNSQLANYFKLSRNTVAKWKKIFLNKISQ, via the coding sequence ATGCAAAACTTGGGTATTAACTACAAACAAATCCTTAGCGATATTCTGGATAAAAAATTTCCATACAAAAAAGAAGAATGTCTTCCACTACTAAAGAAAGATACTCTTTCAGCAATTCATATCATAGAAATCAACGAAAGAATATTTGGAACGACGGATAAAGAAACCAATTCTTTCAACCAAAAACATCGCTCTTACAGCAAATCTGATATTTTTCATATTTTAGATTATCAGAAAAAACATAACCTCAACAACAGCCAGTTAGCGAATTATTTTAAATTAAGTAGGAACACTGTAGCGAAGTGGAAAAAAATTTTCCTGAACAAAATTAGTCAATAA
- a CDS encoding helix-turn-helix domain-containing protein encodes MKLRIKEICDEKGIMQRELAEMINITEVGLSKSLNGNPTLQRLIEIAEALKVPFLELFEKNPNHGEPIYKKDADGNEIVIGYLKN; translated from the coding sequence ATGAAATTAAGAATTAAAGAAATCTGCGATGAAAAAGGAATCATGCAGAGGGAATTAGCAGAAATGATAAACATTACTGAAGTAGGATTATCGAAGTCATTAAATGGAAATCCTACACTACAAAGATTAATTGAAATTGCGGAAGCTTTGAAAGTTCCTTTTCTGGAATTATTTGAGAAGAATCCGAACCATGGAGAGCCAATTTACAAGAAAGATGCGGACGGAAACGAAATTGTTATAGGATATTTAAAAAATTGA
- a CDS encoding SH3 beta-barrel fold-containing protein — protein MNTISNQRAANIARNINAFDTAYQYSDDMRNVRFFSNLSKKLNKILSTLSNEDKIIIAELCDVDQAKYFGLKKEEKTIQVKQSNINNMENSTSSFRKTVMLRAYHIMATTGKEWAICLKKAWQLYRLNKEMHSGEVTFFFEKKDGSLRKAIGTLKMDKIDYEFKTDSQPKVTTFTYFDVEAKSFRSFKIENFMMIEQPRTPEIKAVAVIKKTPAKLIRIRRTHLKSA, from the coding sequence ATGAATACAATATCAAACCAAAGAGCAGCAAACATTGCAAGAAACATAAATGCTTTTGATACTGCATATCAGTACAGTGATGATATGAGAAATGTAAGATTCTTTTCAAACCTATCTAAAAAATTGAATAAGATTCTTTCTACCCTATCAAATGAGGACAAAATTATTATCGCTGAGTTATGCGATGTAGATCAGGCAAAATATTTCGGTCTTAAAAAAGAAGAAAAAACAATTCAAGTAAAACAATCAAACATCAACAATATGGAAAATTCAACCTCATCTTTCAGAAAAACAGTAATGCTTAGAGCTTACCACATTATGGCAACAACTGGTAAAGAATGGGCCATCTGTCTAAAGAAGGCTTGGCAACTTTACCGCCTTAACAAAGAAATGCATTCAGGTGAAGTTACTTTCTTCTTTGAGAAAAAAGATGGTAGCCTAAGAAAAGCAATTGGCACTTTGAAAATGGATAAGATTGATTATGAGTTTAAAACTGACAGTCAACCGAAAGTAACAACATTTACTTATTTCGATGTTGAAGCAAAATCTTTCAGAAGTTTTAAGATTGAAAACTTTATGATGATCGAACAACCTAGAACCCCAGAAATAAAAGCGGTTGCAGTTATCAAGAAAACACCTGCGAAATTAATTAGAATCAGAAGAACCCACCTTAAAAGCGCATAG
- a CDS encoding tape measure protein, translating into MNTSQGALHFSAGIDLTQWRRDMDTMRRDIFGLSRDTQNQTRNMDSAFKNLSMGIAGYFSVGAIKNFVTELINVRGEFQKTEIAFSTMLKSEGKAAALMGEMVDLAANTPFSLQEVSAGAKQLLAFQIPANQVVDTLTRMGNIAAGLGVPLSRINLVYGQVKAKGKLMGDDLRQFTEAGIPMVAELAKKFNTTTGAITEMVSAGKIGFKDVQDVLFNMTNEGGMFFNLMEKQSKSLSGQVSNLGDTWDQMLNKIGEGQQGILTDGIQGLTYLVEHYEDVGKAILTLIEIYGAYRAALIFTSALQTRIAAPAIIQGFANLIKMIRGATVAQTALNTASLANPYVLLGTAIVALIAVVYNYKTELGELIGIIEEHSVAQKAQQAVTESYNNSFGKGVAATKANISQLIAIIRNESSSLEQRKQAYERLIAIDPEFRGTLDAQYKSTFRLGNALEFVIGKIDAFAMAQAKAAASRKVLEESFEESFKAGGLKTQVMDADEEAKKWRKLDEEARKAGKASLDYNRKAFAAEQKRDALAEKWREQQNTANSKTALSNAIIRNNNKEISQKEKQLQLLEKEIKLGKMNGEALQLKKKQADKLRYELSGFKPEVITEEETAPAAGSKKGTQRWYEEEVQRLEEANKNLVPQTKQWIANHALIEKYNKIINYNKAKPDNRQLAEIFPDGSVKKLEQDAQLITDALQRVENGVVKLRKLDKYGNDKDDKGNTLYTGEKVTKEEAMRRLAEINARLAAKRREIDVKTFEEDIIETKRQIEIRDKLLKSGYSKETTDEMFPKVKDLTFIQYLNNLGKSLETVKGIDAAENLIKLKSVLSEYTGEATFIEKINKQIDEFKSKFKGDELVDKLEAFKNENDEGTTGDEVNTKNILVRKAQDDELERQKTAYRNLLEENRSFAQRKIQIEKETADAIKKINSDANLTPEQKKFSAGSVDKKSKEEISQLAVDELTQSQAWMSLYGNIDELTAYQMQVLLEQLEAQKGNLVNVLTPVDFKVVLKNLKETKQQISDENPFLGLLSSVKDLFSAFGNESEEAGEKAFSSFERASDGIKGTLKATKGIISALAPAREYMSDAANDAIDTIDQVATMGMMMMQAIDSTVTAVKSALDNASWSNWITAIISIIYTVIRAVVSLFTWIAGNKRKKLEKEIKGLQGTLDSLEETYTNLAIAAEKAFGAMKYEGQRELIRNLQEQQKVLEDMKNTESKKKKADQDKINDYNKQQQDNLRKIQEIKDAIIRDVLQVDVVEMAANIGDALIEAFGKGVDGIDNINKAFDEMIKNIMRNQLNKVLEAQMAPIYDNILKAAGFDKDGNGTFNGLTKDEIDDLRAQVLAASTKGKEFIDAYSEIFKDLDMSSPEGIKGSIKGMTEKTAGALEAQFNAMRINFAEAVKYSKINNTIAAAQNAILSQIEVNTRRLHTIDKTLTEMNSKMKKSLAGVP; encoded by the coding sequence ATGAACACAAGCCAAGGCGCCCTGCATTTTAGTGCAGGAATAGACCTTACACAATGGCGTAGAGACATGGATACGATGCGCCGTGATATTTTTGGACTTTCCAGAGATACTCAAAATCAAACCCGAAACATGGATTCTGCCTTTAAGAATCTATCAATGGGTATCGCAGGATATTTTTCAGTAGGTGCAATTAAAAATTTTGTAACTGAACTTATCAACGTCAGAGGTGAATTCCAAAAAACGGAAATAGCTTTTTCTACAATGCTCAAGAGCGAAGGGAAAGCAGCCGCGCTTATGGGCGAAATGGTTGATCTCGCAGCAAACACTCCATTTTCTTTGCAGGAAGTTTCAGCAGGAGCAAAACAATTACTCGCATTTCAAATTCCCGCAAATCAGGTCGTTGACACTTTAACCCGAATGGGAAATATTGCTGCAGGTCTGGGAGTACCTCTTTCCAGAATTAACCTCGTTTACGGTCAAGTAAAAGCTAAAGGAAAATTAATGGGTGACGATCTCCGACAATTTACGGAGGCAGGAATCCCGATGGTTGCCGAACTTGCTAAAAAATTCAACACAACTACCGGAGCGATCACAGAAATGGTTTCCGCTGGTAAGATCGGATTTAAAGATGTTCAAGATGTTCTTTTCAACATGACCAATGAGGGAGGAATGTTCTTTAACCTGATGGAAAAGCAATCTAAATCATTATCCGGACAAGTCTCGAATTTGGGTGACACATGGGATCAGATGCTAAACAAAATCGGTGAAGGCCAACAAGGTATTTTGACTGATGGAATTCAGGGATTAACCTATTTGGTAGAACATTATGAAGATGTAGGAAAAGCAATCTTAACTCTTATTGAAATTTATGGAGCTTATCGCGCAGCCTTAATTTTCACGTCCGCACTACAAACACGAATTGCGGCACCTGCAATTATTCAAGGTTTCGCAAATCTTATCAAAATGATCAGAGGCGCAACGGTGGCGCAAACCGCTTTAAATACCGCTTCATTAGCAAACCCTTACGTTTTATTGGGAACTGCAATTGTAGCCCTGATTGCGGTCGTCTACAACTACAAAACTGAATTAGGGGAACTAATCGGAATTATTGAAGAACACAGCGTTGCTCAAAAGGCACAGCAGGCCGTAACAGAATCTTATAATAATTCTTTTGGAAAAGGAGTTGCCGCGACAAAGGCAAACATATCTCAGTTAATTGCAATTATCCGAAATGAAAGTTCATCATTAGAGCAGAGAAAGCAGGCTTACGAAAGACTTATTGCAATAGATCCGGAATTTAGAGGAACTCTTGACGCTCAGTATAAATCAACTTTCAGGCTCGGAAATGCTTTAGAATTTGTAATTGGTAAAATTGATGCTTTCGCAATGGCTCAGGCAAAGGCGGCTGCTTCCAGAAAAGTTTTAGAAGAATCTTTCGAAGAATCTTTCAAAGCAGGAGGTTTAAAAACTCAGGTCATGGATGCTGACGAAGAGGCGAAAAAATGGCGAAAATTAGATGAAGAAGCGAGAAAGGCAGGAAAGGCCTCATTAGACTATAATAGAAAAGCTTTCGCAGCCGAACAGAAACGTGATGCTCTCGCTGAAAAATGGAGAGAACAACAGAATACGGCCAACAGTAAAACCGCGCTTTCAAATGCTATTATTAGAAATAATAATAAGGAAATTTCCCAAAAAGAAAAACAATTGCAATTACTTGAAAAGGAAATCAAGTTAGGGAAAATGAATGGTGAGGCGTTGCAACTCAAAAAGAAACAAGCTGATAAACTGAGATATGAATTATCTGGTTTTAAACCTGAAGTTATTACCGAGGAAGAAACAGCACCTGCAGCCGGCTCAAAAAAAGGAACTCAAAGATGGTATGAGGAAGAAGTCCAGAGGCTTGAGGAAGCTAATAAAAATCTTGTTCCACAAACTAAACAATGGATTGCGAATCATGCACTTATTGAAAAATACAATAAGATAATCAATTACAACAAAGCAAAGCCGGATAACCGACAACTTGCGGAAATATTTCCTGATGGTAGCGTCAAAAAATTAGAGCAGGATGCCCAGTTAATTACTGATGCACTTCAAAGGGTTGAAAATGGCGTTGTAAAGCTTAGAAAACTTGATAAGTACGGGAATGATAAGGATGACAAAGGCAATACTTTGTACACTGGCGAAAAAGTGACTAAAGAAGAAGCTATGCGCCGACTTGCCGAGATCAATGCTCGATTAGCTGCTAAAAGAAGGGAGATCGACGTAAAAACCTTTGAAGAAGATATAATTGAGACAAAAAGACAGATTGAAATAAGAGATAAGTTATTGAAATCCGGATACAGTAAAGAAACGACTGATGAAATGTTTCCTAAAGTAAAAGATCTAACTTTCATTCAGTATTTGAACAATCTCGGAAAATCATTGGAAACAGTAAAAGGGATTGATGCAGCCGAAAATTTAATAAAACTTAAAAGCGTTCTTTCCGAATATACTGGTGAAGCTACTTTCATTGAAAAAATTAATAAACAAATCGATGAGTTTAAAAGCAAATTCAAAGGTGATGAACTTGTTGACAAATTGGAGGCTTTTAAAAACGAAAACGATGAAGGAACCACCGGCGATGAGGTAAATACTAAGAACATCCTTGTTAGGAAGGCTCAGGATGATGAATTGGAAAGACAAAAAACAGCATACAGAAATTTACTTGAGGAAAACAGATCCTTTGCTCAAAGAAAGATTCAGATTGAGAAAGAAACTGCTGATGCGATCAAAAAAATAAATTCTGATGCTAATCTTACACCCGAACAAAAGAAGTTTTCCGCTGGATCAGTAGACAAAAAATCTAAAGAAGAAATTTCACAGCTTGCAGTTGATGAATTGACACAATCACAAGCATGGATGTCTTTATACGGCAATATTGATGAACTTACAGCATATCAAATGCAGGTTTTACTTGAGCAACTCGAAGCACAAAAAGGAAATCTCGTAAACGTTTTGACGCCGGTAGATTTTAAAGTTGTCCTCAAAAATTTAAAGGAGACAAAACAACAAATAAGCGATGAGAATCCATTTTTAGGACTTCTTTCATCTGTTAAAGATTTGTTTTCTGCATTCGGGAACGAATCGGAAGAAGCAGGAGAGAAAGCGTTCTCAAGTTTTGAAAGAGCATCAGACGGAATAAAAGGAACTTTAAAAGCTACGAAAGGAATTATTTCAGCCTTAGCACCTGCAAGAGAGTACATGAGCGATGCTGCTAATGATGCCATTGATACGATAGATCAGGTTGCAACAATGGGAATGATGATGATGCAGGCTATTGATTCAACCGTAACGGCTGTAAAGTCTGCATTAGATAATGCTTCATGGTCAAACTGGATCACAGCTATCATTTCCATCATTTATACTGTAATTCGTGCCGTTGTTTCTTTATTCACCTGGATAGCAGGAAATAAAAGAAAGAAACTTGAAAAGGAAATAAAGGGTTTACAAGGCACTTTGGATAGTTTAGAAGAAACTTATACAAATTTAGCTATTGCGGCGGAAAAAGCTTTCGGAGCCATGAAATACGAGGGACAACGTGAGTTAATTCGTAATCTTCAGGAACAGCAGAAAGTTTTGGAAGACATGAAAAATACTGAATCCAAAAAGAAAAAAGCAGATCAGGATAAAATCAACGATTACAATAAGCAACAGCAGGACAACCTTAGAAAGATTCAGGAAATCAAAGATGCAATTATCCGGGATGTTCTTCAGGTTGATGTTGTGGAAATGGCAGCTAATATCGGTGATGCTTTAATCGAGGCATTCGGAAAAGGTGTGGACGGGATTGACAACATTAATAAAGCTTTTGACGAAATGATTAAAAACATCATGCGAAATCAGCTTAATAAAGTTCTTGAGGCTCAGATGGCACCAATCTATGACAACATTTTGAAAGCTGCAGGTTTTGACAAGGACGGAAACGGAACATTTAACGGTCTCACTAAAGATGAAATTGATGATTTGAGAGCGCAAGTTCTTGCAGCATCGACCAAAGGAAAGGAATTTATAGATGCTTATTCTGAAATATTCAAGGATTTGGATATGTCAAGCCCAGAAGGTATTAAAGGCTCAATTAAAGGTATGACAGAAAAGACTGCCGGAGCATTGGAAGCGCAATTTAATGCTATGAGAATAAATTTTGCTGAGGCGGTTAAATATTCTAAAATAAATAATACGATTGCAGCTGCTCAAAATGCTATTTTATCTCAAATCGAAGTGAACACAAGAAGACTTCATACGATTGATAAAACTCTTACAGAAATGAACTCTAAAATGAAAAAATCCTTAGCAGGTGTACCATAA
- a CDS encoding DUF6371 domain-containing protein has protein sequence METKFAPSTQRAKLTPMCYCGQHNNKDGKCAPLAGDPDKGYCHSCDKFFDNAEKKPYTPNLQPPKPIDYHPPEILQKTFKNDKNKFVLFLKSIFESTVVDQITQMYNVGSSKHWEGATIFWQVDDMKRIRYGKVMLYDQESGKRVKEPFNHFTNIHSILKQKDFNHKQCLFGLHLLPNNKKPIAIVESEKTAIIMSLVDSNYLWLATGGKGNFKYEVLQPLSGKNIIAFPDVGETFWQEVASRLNETGFNITISDKLENQDFPKGYDIADVVLQQIDEQKNPPKTNERKSSPVEVPELDRIKSSLSTDTEALEKLARKLIPEYEQRTERELLFSLKEIKGLGDQEGKDLILTMQIKQMIDYSKAGYYFLSHSTPF, from the coding sequence ATGGAAACTAAATTTGCACCATCAACCCAAAGAGCCAAACTAACACCGATGTGTTATTGCGGCCAACATAACAACAAAGACGGAAAATGCGCACCGCTTGCAGGTGATCCAGATAAAGGATATTGCCATTCATGTGATAAGTTCTTCGACAATGCAGAGAAAAAGCCGTACACCCCAAATCTTCAACCGCCGAAACCAATTGATTACCATCCACCGGAAATACTTCAAAAGACTTTCAAGAATGATAAAAATAAATTTGTCTTGTTCCTGAAATCAATATTTGAAAGTACAGTTGTGGACCAAATAACCCAAATGTACAATGTTGGGAGTTCAAAACATTGGGAAGGAGCAACAATATTCTGGCAGGTGGATGATATGAAAAGAATCCGTTACGGAAAAGTAATGCTTTACGATCAGGAATCAGGAAAACGTGTAAAAGAGCCTTTCAACCATTTTACAAACATCCACAGTATTTTAAAGCAAAAAGACTTCAATCACAAACAATGCCTTTTCGGACTTCATTTGTTACCCAACAACAAAAAGCCTATTGCGATTGTTGAGAGCGAAAAAACAGCCATTATAATGAGTTTGGTCGATTCTAATTACTTATGGCTTGCAACCGGAGGAAAAGGGAATTTTAAATATGAAGTTTTACAGCCATTATCAGGGAAAAATATTATTGCTTTTCCAGATGTGGGAGAAACATTTTGGCAGGAAGTAGCAAGCCGACTGAATGAGACCGGTTTTAATATCACAATTTCCGACAAATTAGAAAATCAGGATTTCCCGAAAGGTTATGATATTGCCGATGTTGTTCTGCAGCAAATAGACGAACAGAAGAACCCGCCAAAAACCAACGAGCGCAAAAGTTCGCCGGTTGAGGTTCCGGAATTAGACAGAATCAAATCATCACTTTCAACCGATACGGAAGCGTTAGAAAAATTAGCAAGAAAGCTTATCCCTGAATATGAGCAAAGAACAGAACGAGAATTATTATTTTCTCTAAAGGAAATTAAAGGTTTAGGAGATCAGGAAGGCAAAGATTTGATTTTAACGATGCAAATTAAACAGATGATCGATTATTCAAAAGCAGGATATTATTTCCTTTCACATTCAACACCATTTTAA
- a CDS encoding DNA primase family protein, producing MNLAVLESIKPAVQATRELEQIEVLDNIKKALQPADFIAEVYPGVIELRKQFDDADSQEEKSKITEKLSKFKLQQKNYIVIATEKILQLAENLKMDFCLHNNIVYTYNSVYWQSLEDNELERFLGDCAKVLGVPKYDASYFDFRKKMLQQFFSVAHLPKPETKTESVLINLQNGTLEISEKGVNLREHQPKDFLTYVLPFCYDPAAVAPIFNSFLDEVLSKQKQTVISEYLGYIFMRHGNGLKLEKVLLCYGTGANGKSVFFDIVTALLGDHNVSNFSLSSLTNENGYYRAKIANKLLNYSSEINNNIEAAIFKQLASGEPIEARLPYGDPITVKNYAKLMFNTNGFLVGEQTNAFFRRFLIIHFDKTISEENQDPELSKKIIKTELSGVLNWALKGLTALLVNKEFTPSEEIKQTLNEYRQQSDPVQMFILENFLKPGTRPEPLKDLYNAFKTFSEENGNRPLSAKTFADRLRMVGFETERRAMGNVVYVSDVENVAK from the coding sequence ATGAATTTAGCCGTTTTAGAAAGTATAAAGCCGGCGGTTCAGGCTACGAGGGAACTCGAACAAATCGAGGTTTTAGATAATATTAAAAAAGCTCTACAACCCGCAGATTTTATCGCTGAAGTTTATCCCGGAGTAATCGAACTGCGTAAACAATTCGATGATGCTGATAGTCAGGAAGAAAAAAGCAAGATTACAGAAAAGCTTTCCAAATTCAAACTTCAGCAGAAAAATTATATTGTTATCGCTACTGAAAAAATATTGCAGTTAGCGGAAAACTTAAAGATGGATTTCTGTCTACATAATAACATTGTCTACACCTATAATAGTGTGTATTGGCAAAGTCTGGAAGATAACGAACTCGAAAGGTTTTTAGGCGATTGCGCAAAGGTTCTCGGAGTTCCGAAATATGATGCTTCATACTTTGATTTCCGTAAAAAAATGCTTCAGCAATTCTTTTCGGTTGCTCATTTGCCAAAACCAGAAACAAAAACGGAATCTGTTTTAATCAATCTTCAAAACGGTACACTGGAAATTTCAGAGAAAGGCGTAAATCTCAGAGAACATCAACCAAAAGATTTCCTTACTTATGTTTTGCCTTTCTGCTATGATCCGGCAGCAGTTGCACCGATTTTCAATAGTTTTCTCGATGAGGTTTTAAGCAAGCAGAAACAAACCGTTATCAGTGAGTATTTAGGCTATATTTTCATGAGACATGGAAACGGCTTAAAATTAGAAAAAGTATTGCTTTGCTATGGAACCGGAGCGAATGGGAAATCTGTATTTTTTGATATTGTTACAGCTTTGCTCGGAGATCACAATGTGAGTAATTTTTCTCTTTCGTCTCTGACAAATGAAAACGGATATTATAGAGCTAAAATAGCAAATAAGCTTCTGAATTATTCGAGTGAAATCAATAACAATATTGAGGCAGCAATTTTCAAACAACTTGCAAGCGGTGAGCCAATTGAGGCACGTCTACCCTATGGGGACCCCATCACGGTTAAAAACTATGCAAAATTAATGTTTAATACCAATGGCTTTTTAGTTGGTGAACAGACAAATGCATTCTTTAGAAGGTTTCTTATCATTCATTTTGACAAAACTATTTCAGAAGAAAATCAAGATCCTGAATTGTCTAAAAAGATTATCAAAACCGAACTTTCAGGAGTTTTGAATTGGGCTTTAAAAGGATTGACAGCACTTTTAGTAAATAAAGAGTTCACACCATCGGAAGAAATAAAACAGACTTTAAACGAATATCGTCAACAATCTGATCCGGTTCAAATGTTCATCCTTGAGAATTTCTTGAAACCTGGCACACGTCCGGAACCTTTGAAAGATTTGTATAATGCATTCAAGACATTTTCAGAAGAAAACGGAAATCGTCCATTATCTGCGAAAACATTTGCTGATCGTTTGAGAATGGTAGGATTTGAAACCGAAAGGAGGGCAATGGGAAACGTTGTTTATGTAAGTGATGTAGAAAATGTAGCTAAATAA
- a CDS encoding helix-turn-helix domain-containing protein gives MSKVSFDEVPTMTLEIREDLQIIKKQFLDFQKSFSQNASQLPKQILTSAEACELLGITRQTLWKWEKEDIITAYGIEKRRYYKYDDIVKQLVPLKK, from the coding sequence ATGAGTAAAGTTTCATTTGATGAAGTCCCAACTATGACCTTAGAGATCAGAGAGGATTTGCAAATTATCAAAAAACAGTTTCTTGATTTCCAAAAATCATTTTCTCAAAATGCATCCCAACTACCTAAACAGATTCTTACAAGCGCAGAAGCTTGCGAACTATTAGGCATAACCCGCCAGACATTATGGAAATGGGAAAAGGAGGATATTATTACGGCCTACGGCATTGAGAAAAGACGATATTACAAGTACGATGACATCGTAAAACAACTTGTCCCTTTAAAAAAATAA